The sequence CTGGACCCCGGACGAACTGGGGCTGCTGCTCCGCGCCATGCTCGAAGGCAGGGGGGAGCAGCCGCCCGCACTGCTGTCGTTCGCCACCGTCGTGCCTCAGGTGAGGCATTCCATCGAGAAGGCCGCGGCAGACTACCTGGGTGCCGACGTCATCGAGGTCTGCGCGGCGACCTCTGGCATCAGGGCATCCTATCCCAGGCCCGAGGAGCTCGGGCCCGACAGGATAGCGAACGCCGTCGCGGCGGTCCTCCTCGGGAACCTGCCGGCCATAGTGGCCGATTTCGGAACGGCCACGACCTTCGACGTCATCGACGCCCGGGGCGAGTATCTGGGCGGTGCGATCGCCCCCGGGATAGGTACGGCCGCATCCGAGCTCTTCAAGAAGGCGGAGCTCCTCAATCCGGTCGATCTCGACCTGCCCGGCAGCGCTCTGGGGAGGACCACGGCCGAGGCCGTGAGGTCGGGGGTGCTGCTCGGTTCTGCAGGGGCGGCCGACAGGCTGGTGGAACTCCTCTCCCCGTTCGCCGGGGACGGAGCCGTGCACCTGGCGACCGGAGGATGGGCGGAGGGGATAGCCGGGGTCTGCAGGACGCCCTTCGTCGTCATCCCGGCGCTCACCCTGATGGGTGTCAACGAGGTGGGGAGGAGATGCAGGGAGGGTTTGTCGAGATGTCCCGGAAGGTAGTGCTCGGCATCACATCGAGCGCGGCTGCCTACAAGGGGGTCGCGCTGGCATCCATGCTCAGGAGGAGCGGGTTCGAGGTGGAGGGAGTGCTCTCCGGTCCCGCCACCAGGCTCATAGGCCCGGCCCAGCTGGCGTGCGTCACAGGCAGGGCGGTCCACACCGACCTCTTCCCGGCCCAGCCGGCCGATCCCATCCCGCACATCAGTCTCAGCGAGTCTGCAGCACTGGCGGTTGTCGCCCCCGCCACGGCCCATTTCCTGGCGAGGATGGCCTGGGGCTTCGCG comes from Candidatus Fermentibacter sp. and encodes:
- a CDS encoding type III pantothenate kinase — protein: MPSGVTTALAMDVGNTKTAIGLFEGGDLLRSWRVSTRHWTPDELGLLLRAMLEGRGEQPPALLSFATVVPQVRHSIEKAAADYLGADVIEVCAATSGIRASYPRPEELGPDRIANAVAAVLLGNLPAIVADFGTATTFDVIDARGEYLGGAIAPGIGTAASELFKKAELLNPVDLDLPGSALGRTTAEAVRSGVLLGSAGAADRLVELLSPFAGDGAVHLATGGWAEGIAGVCRTPFVVIPALTLMGVNEVGRRCREGLSRCPGR
- a CDS encoding flavoprotein; the protein is MSRKVVLGITSSAAAYKGVALASMLRRSGFEVEGVLSGPATRLIGPAQLACVTGRAVHTDLFPAQPADPIPHISLSESAALAVVAPATAHFLARMAWGFADDLLTSTILACDCPVVVAPSMNSRMWANPATRENVQKLASRGIRIAGPVSGALACGTSGEGRMMEPEDILSICLGILGTGA